The genomic stretch GCCATATTCAGTGACCACATAGTGAACATCACCCCGATTGAGGGTTACCCCTGCTCCCGCCTTGAGAAATGGAGCAATACGAGATACCTCTCCATGATCTGCAGTAGAGGGTATGGTGAGAATGGTTTTTCCTTTTTTGGCTAGTATTGCCCCTCGCATAAAATCCGCCTGACCACCAATGCCACTATAAAACACTTTTCCCAACGACTCTGCTGTTGCCTGACCAGTGAGATCAATTTCCAGGGCAGAGTTTATGGCAGTCATGTTTTCATGCTGAGCAATCACCCTGGGATCATTGGTATAATCAACTGTTTTAAACTCAATAAAGGGATTGTCATGGAGATACTCATAAGTTTCGGCTGACCCCATGCTAAAGGTGGCGATGGTTTTACCCCGGTTAATAGTCTTTTGGGAGTTATCAATCACCCCTGACTTCATCAATTTAACCAGTCCATCCCCCAGGAGCTCCGTATGCACACCTAAGTGTTTTTTCTCACCAAGATTTGCCAGAATAGCATTGGGCAGAGACCCATAGCCAACTTGAATAGTATTACCATCTTCTATTAAAGTTGCGACGTATTTTCCAATTTTGTCTGCCACCTCGTCATCAAGCTCATCTTCATATTCCAGCAGGGGTTCTTCATGGTAAACAACATAATCAACATCTGATATGTGAATAAATCCATCACCATGAACCCGAGGCATTCTGGGATTTACTTGAACGATAATGGTCTGAGCCTTCTCCGTAGCAGCTTTGACGATATCTACACTGATCCCCAGACTCATGTATCCATGGGGGTCTGGACATGAGGTTTGAATAAGAGCCACATCTACTGGGACATGTCCTCTCTGGAAAAGTTTGGGAATCTCTGAGAGAAATATGGGTGTGTAATCGGCCAGCCCGCTATTCACAGCGGCTCTGGTGCTACTACCGATGAAGAAAGAGTTGTGCCTGAAATTGTGTTTGTATTTCTCCTGGGTGTAAGGCGCTAACCCCAGAGACCAGACCTGGACAACCTCAGCATCAAAAACTGCTTTGGGTTCACTTTCAATATATTCAACCAGAGATCTGATAAGATATTGGGGTTCAGCACAGGCAGTATGGACAAATATTCTGTCACCCCTGTGAATGGCCTTAAGCGCTCGATTTATGGAAACAAATTTATCAGCATATTGCTCCTTCAGGACCTCAAGAGCCTTTTTACTATTTACTTCATTTGCCATTTATCAAGCTCACTTTCTTACGTTCATTCTCCAATGAAGAGAAGTGCAAATAAAGTGCCTTGCTGTTCGAATAGCAAAAGATTATTCAGTTAAATGCTGGATTTAAAAAAATATTTTTTTTGAAGGGTAATTTTAGAAGGTGTATTTCAATTTTTTCGGTAATAATCGTCTATTTTCTCAAAAATATCCGGAATTGACTTCTCGCAGCACTTATAGCCCTCATTGATGGCTCGTTCGGCATGGTCAAAGTCAAAAAAATGCATATCGCCCAATCGTGGAGCCAATAGGATATCTGGTTTATGGGTCTGAAGATTCATGGCTTCAATTTTCTTTTGCATGATATTTAAGGATGATCCAAGCACTTCAAAAATGTGAGGTGAGGGTGCTTCCCTGGTAAACCACTGATCAATTTTTGAGCCTAAGGATTTGCCCGTTGATCCAAATTTGTCCGTCCAGGACTTGATAACCTCTAACCTCTTTTTCTCCATCTCTGCTGCGTTTTTGACCCAGTCTGCATCCTGGGGAAGATGCTTTCTGTTGGCCGTCCGTTCAGAATTTATATCTACAGCAATCACGATATCAGCACCGGCATCCCTGCAAACATCAATCGGCAGAGGGTTAACAACGCCTCCATCAACCAGCCATTCATTATTAATTAATTTTGGAGTCAGTAAGCCTGGTACTGCCATGCTGGCCCGAAGTGCTTGATTGATACTCCCTTTGGAGAGGGTGACTTGTTTCCCGGTGAACATATTTGTGGCAACCATGATCAGGGGAATCTTCAAGTCTTCAAATTTATCAATTTTGGTAAAAAGTTCGATGAGTTTAGCCACTTTATGACCTTCAATAAAACCTGACCGAGGAAAAGCCAGATCGAGGTAGGACAGAACCGCTTTCCAATCCATATCCAGGGCAAACTTTTTGACCTGATCCAAACCTCCACCAGCATAGGCAGCCCCAATAAAAGAACCTGCACTGGCTCCAGTAATGACACCCACCTGCACACCGTGTTTTTCCAGAGCTTCAATAACACCGATATGTGCCCAGCCCCTGGAGGCGCCGCTCCCAAGAACGAGGCCTATTTTTGGTGCTTTCACTATTGAGCGGACCTGTTTTGAGTTTCTATTCTGATCTGATCAAGTGCGCTGGCTCTTACCCGGACTTCTACAAGGATATAATCCTCCTCATATTCAATGTTGAGGACCTCTGCTGTTCGATGTAGAGAAGCCAGGAATTTTTGCTGTGAATGATCTAATTTCAGAGTCTCTATCACATAGCCACTTTGCCTGATTTCAATAATTTTCTCTTCGAGCTGCTTAATATTGACCTGTCGCAGGGCCGAAACTGGAACCGCATCGCTGTGCTCCTTAAGCGCGCCTGAAAGGGTCTCCTGAGCTGTGATGAGATCGATCTTATTAAAGACCGTCAAGGTCTGACTCTCTGACACACCCAAGTCCATCAATACTTCGTTAACTGTGCGCAAATGCTTCTCATACTGGGTATCACTGAGATCAATAACAATCAGTATCAAATCCGCCAGGCGGACCTCTTGCAGGGTACTTTTAAATGAGGCTACTAGATGATGGGGTAGCTTATGTATAAATCCCACGGTATCACTTAACAGAATTTCATTGTCAAGGATGGTGATTTTCCGTACCGTTGTGTCCAGGGTGGCAAATAATTTGTCTTCGACCAGGACTCCTGCATCTGAAAAAAGATTCATCAATGAAGATTTTCCAGCATTGGTATATCCGACGAGGGCAACTTTAAACATATCTTCGCGTTGCTTGCGTCGGGTGTCTCGCTGGGTTTCAATTTTCTTCAAATCCTTCTTGAGCATGGAGATGCGATTCCGAACAAGACGGCGATCTATTTCAATCTGTGTCTCTCCCATACCGCCACGAGTTGAAGTAGCCCCACGTTGCCTTTCCAGGTGAGTCCAGGCCCTTGTAAGCCTGGGCAACAAATATTGAAGTTGGGCCAATTCAACCTGGGTTTTTGATTCCTTGCTGCTGGCGTGGTGAACAAATATGTCAAGAATCAAAGCACTTCGGTCTATGACACGGGCTTTGTCAAACAGCTTTTGCAAATTTTTCGTTTGGGCGGGAGAGAGTTCATCGTCAAAAATGATCAAATCAACTTTGAGCATCTCCACCTTGGCGACAATTTCTTCTACCTTGCCCTTCCCAACATATAGCGCTGCATGAACCTGATTGCGTTTTTGAATGATCTCGCCACTCACGATGGCTCCAGCAGTCTTTGCCAAAAGTCCCAACTCAGCCAGATTTTCTTCAACATCAGAGACTGATTGCTGACCGTGAACAACTCCTACAAGCAGAGCTTTTTCTTTTTCTATAGTGGTTTCAAACATTTTGCCGCCAATTCGCTTTAATTCTAGATAGATAGGTTTCTGCCAGCCATAGTAGGAATGTCAGTAAAAAAAGGAATGGCCACAGAGCCAGGTTAGACCCTTGATCCAATATCTCCTCAGTTACCTCTGGAGCAACAGAACTTACGAATATATCCGTATCCCCAAATGTATAAACAGGTCCATGTGCCTGGGCTTCATGGCTTGAGATGTTCACTGCTCTGGGCTGCAATACCTGCCTCCCCCGTGTCAGCTTGTAGATACCTGGTATATTCGTGTTGGGGTAGTGAAGCACATAATTCACATCAGGTGACAGATAATCCGTGGTGCCATCAGGACGCTGAACACTGAAAGGACTGTTGTCATTAGCCTGTGACGTGGGGAAAAATTTCAAGGTGTCACCGATGATAGCGTTGTATAGTTCAGTTTGAGTTTTGATAGCTTGAGATTGGGCTAACTGGGTAATAAGCGTGGGGAACATACCTAGAACCGGTAGATTATTGGCACTCAACCCAAAGTCTGTGTTGAACCACACGATTCTTCCTTCTTTCAGCATCCTGGATCCCATGAAGGGTTGATCGTCCAGATAACGAACCCACGTTTCTCCCAATTCATCGCCATCCGTTTTATAGCGTTTGAAGACCTTGAGCCTATCCTGCTTAATAATCTCACGCAGTGGAGATGTGTTAAAAAGTTTTGTTGCAGAGCCCGTGAGGAAAAGTCCCAGAGGATATGGATTGGTTTCCTCAATCAGCTGAGACTTGAAGCCCAGCAATTCGGTCATCGCTTTGCCACCATCTCCAAACAGAACAAGTTGCCCACCACCACTCACGAAAGTTTCCAGGCGATCCCAATTATACTGGACCAGCAATTTGGGATCAGCCACAATGACAGTGCCACCTCTACTGAGGTCCACATTGTCAATTTCGGCATAGTCCAAAACGCGTACATCCAGGTTTAATTCTTGATCCTCAACCGATGATTTAATAATCGTCCAAAAATCTGGAATTTGTTTTGAGCGCAGTATTTGCACCGGGATAGTACCTTCAGCAGGTAGGATGAAGTGTCTCTCGTTGTTATAACTTGATTCATCGGTTGTCAGGATCAAACGGCCACTCTGATAACCACCCTCTTCAACCTGGGCTGTCATGAGGGTTGCATTTTTGCCGCCTTCAACCACAAGCTGATTCTGTCTCTTCTCATTAATCAAAAGTTCCAGACTAAGCGCCTCCTGAAATTCGGGTGAACGCTCAAGATCGATGGTAATTTCATATGTATCACCAAGACGCACTCCCTGTCCAGGAAGTTGAATATTGCTGATGGCAGCGTCATTAACCACAGGGGTTAGCAATAAATATTTACTCCACCCATCCAGGGCTTCCATTCCGAGGCGCGCATCCTGACCATCACCCAACCAAAGGATAGATTTTCGTTCATACTGCTCCAAATCGATTTGCTCAGAAAACGCCTCTATGAAGTCGCCATCATAAATGTCTGAAAACTTCGCTGTAATCTCATCCATTTTTTCATGGAGTACGAGATCATTCAAGCCGCAGTACACTACCTTAAACCCCTTCGCTTTCAACTCATCACTAAATCCTTGCAGCATGGTTCTATCATACCTCTCAAAATTGGATTGATTTGAAGCTGAATTATCGAAAGCAACAACAAGCAGATCAATACTACCTGAGTTCAATCTAAACCCATCAGTTCGATCAAGACCAGGCCTGGCAAAGGCGAGTATAAGCAGCAGGATCATCAGCGTTCGAATGATGAGTAGAATGAGTTGCTTCACATTGAATTTTCGGAGTGCATCCTGTT from Candidatus Neomarinimicrobiota bacterium encodes the following:
- a CDS encoding GNAT family N-acetyltransferase, which produces MANEVNSKKALEVLKEQYADKFVSINRALKAIHRGDRIFVHTACAEPQYLIRSLVEYIESEPKAVFDAEVVQVWSLGLAPYTQEKYKHNFRHNSFFIGSSTRAAVNSGLADYTPIFLSEIPKLFQRGHVPVDVALIQTSCPDPHGYMSLGISVDIVKAATEKAQTIIVQVNPRMPRVHGDGFIHISDVDYVVYHEEPLLEYEDELDDEVADKIGKYVATLIEDGNTIQVGYGSLPNAILANLGEKKHLGVHTELLGDGLVKLMKSGVIDNSQKTINRGKTIATFSMGSAETYEYLHDNPFIEFKTVDYTNDPRVIAQHENMTAINSALEIDLTGQATAESLGKVFYSGIGGQADFMRGAILAKKGKTILTIPSTADHGEVSRIAPFLKAGAGVTLNRGDVHYVVTEYGIAYLHGKNIRERAMELISIAHPKFRAELIRKAKKRNLIYQDQAFIAGKAGEYPEKVETYRTTSSGLEVFIRPVKISDEPLLKEFFYSLSDASLQRRFISERKDMPHERLQDFVVIDYTSEIILLTFTQKDGVEQLVGLGQYAIVGSTHTADVAFVIRDDHQELGIGKELLKYLTLLAKKQGLLGFTADVIISNARMMGLFESMGFDVQKHISDGMYEMKMTFLESK
- a CDS encoding patatin-like phospholipase family protein, giving the protein MKAPKIGLVLGSGASRGWAHIGVIEALEKHGVQVGVITGASAGSFIGAAYAGGGLDQVKKFALDMDWKAVLSYLDLAFPRSGFIEGHKVAKLIELFTKIDKFEDLKIPLIMVATNMFTGKQVTLSKGSINQALRASMAVPGLLTPKLINNEWLVDGGVVNPLPIDVCRDAGADIVIAVDINSERTANRKHLPQDADWVKNAAEMEKKRLEVIKSWTDKFGSTGKSLGSKIDQWFTREAPSPHIFEVLGSSLNIMQKKIEAMNLQTHKPDILLAPRLGDMHFFDFDHAERAINEGYKCCEKSIPDIFEKIDDYYRKN
- the hflX gene encoding GTPase HflX, producing MFETTIEKEKALLVGVVHGQQSVSDVEENLAELGLLAKTAGAIVSGEIIQKRNQVHAALYVGKGKVEEIVAKVEMLKVDLIIFDDELSPAQTKNLQKLFDKARVIDRSALILDIFVHHASSKESKTQVELAQLQYLLPRLTRAWTHLERQRGATSTRGGMGETQIEIDRRLVRNRISMLKKDLKKIETQRDTRRKQREDMFKVALVGYTNAGKSSLMNLFSDAGVLVEDKLFATLDTTVRKITILDNEILLSDTVGFIHKLPHHLVASFKSTLQEVRLADLILIVIDLSDTQYEKHLRTVNEVLMDLGVSESQTLTVFNKIDLITAQETLSGALKEHSDAVPVSALRQVNIKQLEEKIIEIRQSGYVIETLKLDHSQQKFLASLHRTAEVLNIEYEEDYILVEVRVRASALDQIRIETQNRSAQ
- a CDS encoding BatA domain-containing protein; this encodes MTFLNPIFLWFLPLISVPIIIHLLAKRKSKLIDFPSLKFLKLLEQDALRKFNVKQLILLIIRTLMILLLILAFARPGLDRTDGFRLNSGSIDLLVVAFDNSASNQSNFERYDRTMLQGFSDELKAKGFKVVYCGLNDLVLHEKMDEITAKFSDIYDGDFIEAFSEQIDLEQYERKSILWLGDGQDARLGMEALDGWSKYLLLTPVVNDAAISNIQLPGQGVRLGDTYEITIDLERSPEFQEALSLELLINEKRQNQLVVEGGKNATLMTAQVEEGGYQSGRLILTTDESSYNNERHFILPAEGTIPVQILRSKQIPDFWTIIKSSVEDQELNLDVRVLDYAEIDNVDLSRGGTVIVADPKLLVQYNWDRLETFVSGGGQLVLFGDGGKAMTELLGFKSQLIEETNPYPLGLFLTGSATKLFNTSPLREIIKQDRLKVFKRYKTDGDELGETWVRYLDDQPFMGSRMLKEGRIVWFNTDFGLSANNLPVLGMFPTLITQLAQSQAIKTQTELYNAIIGDTLKFFPTSQANDNSPFSVQRPDGTTDYLSPDVNYVLHYPNTNIPGIYKLTRGRQVLQPRAVNISSHEAQAHGPVYTFGDTDIFVSSVAPEVTEEILDQGSNLALWPFLFLLTFLLWLAETYLSRIKANWRQNV